GCAGCGAGTTGGAGGAACTGGTCTCCGCCGTCGAAGGCCGCGCCACCCACCGCTGCGAGGCGAAAATCGCCCGCGCAGCCCTGGAGATCATCATGGGCATCTTCGAATCCTCCGCACGGCGTCGCGTCCTGGATTTCCCCATTGACGCCGGCGATTTCGTCCTGGAACGCATGGCCAGGGAAGGCATGGTGTAAATTGAACACAGCGCACGACAACGAACAGCAGGAAGAACAGCAAGGCGAGCGGCAGGCCGGACAGCAGCACGAGCAGCAGGCCAACCGCCTGGTCCTCGAGACCAGCCCCTACCTCAGGCAGCACGCCCACAATCCCGTGGACTGGTATCCCTGGGGCGAAGAGGCCCTGGAAAAATCCCGGTCGGAGGACAAGCCCCTGATGCTGTCCATCGGATACTCCGCGTGCCACTGGTGCCACGTCATGGCCCACGAATCCTTCGAGAACGATGAAACGGCGGAGATCATGAACCGGCTCTTTGTCAACGTCAAGGTGGACCGGGAGGAAAGGCCCGACCTTGACGAGATCTACATGAACGCCGTCACCGCCATGACGGGCAGCGGCGGCTGGCCGATGACCGTCTTCCTCACGCCCGACCTGAAACCCTTCTACGGGGGCACCTACTTCCCCCCTGACGACCGGTACGGCCGGCCCGGGTTTCCCCGCATCCTGCAGGCCGTGGCCCAATTCTACCGGGAGCGCCGCTCCGACGCCGAGGAACAGGGCGAAAAGCTGAAATCGCGCCTCGTCGAGTTGGCCGGGTTCACCTCGAGCAACGAGACCCTGGATCCGGGGCTGCTCGACAAGGCCTATACCGGGATCGCCGCATCCTATGACGCCACCAACGGCGGTTTCGGTACGCAGCCCAAGTTCCCACCGTCCATGACGCTGTCCTTCCTGCTGCGCGAGCACTTGAGGTCCGGGCGGCAATCGGCCCTCGACATGGCCGTCCATTCCCTGTCGAAAATGGGCAACGGCGGCATCTACGACCACCTGGCCGGCGGATTCCACCGCTATTCCGTCGACGCGAAATGGCTGATCCCCCACTTCGAGAAGATGCTCTACGACAACGCGCTGCTCCTGCGGACCTATACCGAGGCCTTCCAGGCCACCGGAGAACCCCTGTTCCGCAAAGTCGTCTCGGAGACGGCGTCCTACGTGATCCGCGAGATGCTGCAGCCCGGTGGCGGCTTCTACGCGACGCAGGACGCGGACAGCGAGGGCGAGGAAGGCCGGTTCTTCGTGTGGACGCCGGAGGAGATCAAGGCGGTCCTGGGGGATGAGAAAGGCCGCCTGTTCGCCCGGTACTACGGCGTGGAAGAAGGAGGTAACTTCGAGCACGGGACCAGCGTCCTGCACGTGGACGTCGAACTGGAGCCGCTGGCCGCCCACCTGCAAGTAGCGCCGGACGAACTGCGGGCGATCGTGTCGGAAGGACGCCGGACCCTATTCGATCATCGCGAGAAACGCGTGCACCCCGGACGGGACGAGAAGATCATGACGGACTGGAACGGACTGATGACCGGCAGCCTGGCCCGCGCGAGCCGCGTCTTCGGCGAACCGGCCTGGCTCGACGCGGCGGCGGGTTCGATGGGGTTCGTTTTGGAGGCGCTGCACGAAGACGGCCGGCTCATGCATACGTTCAAGGACGGCCGCGCGCGGTTCAACGGCTACCTGGACGACTACGCCTTCACGGTCTCCGCGCTCCTCGACCTTTACGAGGCGACCTTCGACCCGGCCTGGTTCGCCCATGCCGAAGCGCTCATGGATACGACGATCGAACGGTTCTGGGATCCTGAGGACGGTGGGTTCTACTTCACCAGCGACGACCACGAGACGCTCATCGTCCGGTCCAAGAACCCCTACGACAACGCCATCCCCTCGGGCAACGCGGTGAGCGTGCAGAACCTGCTCCGGCTGGCCGCATTCACCGGTAGAAACGAGTACCGGGACCGGGCCGGGCAGACCCTGTCGCTCTTCACGGATTACATGGGCGCGGCGCCCGGCGGCTTCGGCCAGTTGCTGTGTGGACTCTCCTGGTATCTCGACCGGCCCGTGGAGATCGCCCTGATCGGCGCCAGGGAAGACGACGCCACGCGGGCCATGCTGGACCTGATCGACGGCACGTTCCTGCCGAACAAGGTCGTGGCCTTTCACGATCCGTCCGAGGACGACGGCCGTGCCGGGGAGCTTATCCCGCTCCTCGAAGGCCGGCCGCAGATCGACGGCGCGACCACGGCCTACGTCTGCGAGCAGTTCGTGTGCCAGCAGCCTGTTACTACCGTGGAGGGGCTGGCCGAACTGCTATCAGTCAATCCCCAGTAGCCGGGCTACGGCGCCCTTGCCGGCGGCTTGCTCGCGGGTGTAGTGCGCGGGCATCTGGCTGTCGGTCCAGCGTCCGGCGGTCTGCAGTTCCACCAGGGTAGCGCCGCGCTGCGCGAGTTCCTGGGCGGTTCCGATGCGAAGGCTGTGCCCACTCACGCCCTTGATGCCGACCAGTTCCGCAGCGGCCTTGATGGCCAGCCGGGCGCCGTCCACCGTCAGCCGGGTATCGCTCATCCGGTCGCCCTTCAACATCCGGCGAAAAAGTGGCCCTTCCGTATAGCCGGCTTTCTGCTGCAACTCCTCGATCGCGTCGACGGTCCGGGCGGTCAGAAAGAGGCTGGCGCCCTTCCCCTCCTGGTCGGTCTTGCTTTGAAGCAACAGGGGCCGCCCGCTCCCGTCGAACTCGGTGGTGATGTGTTCGCAGTCGATGGCGACGGCTTCTCCGATCCTCAACAGGGCATCGCTCATTACACGAAACAGCGCGGCGTCACGCAGTCCGGCCAGGGTGTCGGTGGCGACGGCATTCTGTACCATGATCTTGACCGTCTCACGGGTCAATCCCGTTACCTGGCCACGGCCCCGGTTTCGACCTTCGCGGCGGATACCGGCCAGCGTCCGGCTCGTCAGCGGCCCGACGCTTGACGGGCGTCGATCCAGCTTTTCCCAGAAACGAACGGCCTGCACCACGACTGTAACGGAGGCCGGCGCAAGCCCCCGGGTATACAGGTGCGCCAGGTAGCCGGCCAGCGTAGTGTCGGTCAATGGCTGCCCATCCAGGTATTCGAACAACTTGCGCAAAGCGTCGCCGTACGCCTTCGCCGTGTTTGGCGCGATGCTGGCTTCCAGTAGTCGCGCGACATCGACGGACGATCGATCGGCCCTGTTTTCGAGGGTATGTTGTAAGGAGATGTTTTGTTGCATCGTACTGTCTCAATATAAGAATTCCGACACACTCCCATGGGGGAGAGATCGCTGTTTTCCTTAACTCGGACGAGACAGGGAAGATCCAGTACCTAACTCCTGCCTCAACCTGAAATGTTTGTTTTTGTGATATAAATGGAGTGGTTCAACTCATTTCGGATGGCTGGGTTCGTAGGATCGATCCCGGTGCCGAAGGGCCAGGACGGCTTCCCCCAGGAACGGAGTCGATAGGGTGAAGCGGTTGAATGCAGAGCATGTCAGCCATTCGCGCCAGTCTCCATACTGCCGTTTCGTTGTCTTTTTCGATGGTAAAGTACCCATGGTTTCGGGGATTGGTCAACTACTAAGTGATGGTTTATGTTTTTTTTGTGATTTTACTCCGTATATATATGATTAGATTGAGCTATAAGTCAAGAAAAAACTTCTTTTTTTTCATTTTGTGTGCGTTCCCTGCCTGAATCATACCCCGTTAAAATCCGGCAATAAGATACAGATTGTCGGTCCGCCACCTTCATTTTCAACACTCCTGACGCACTCTATCCTGCCTGACATATCCTAATACTTCCCGACATAAAAGGCCCTGGCTGTCGTAGTCGTCGTCCAGCCTGTCGAACCTGATCCTGCCTTACTAATCTCTCCTACCTGACATACCTGATCCTGCCCGCACTTCCAATACATACCTGTTACAACGAATTATGCCCAATCATGTACCATCACAAAACGATGCGTGAGATCCAATT
This Gemmatimonadota bacterium DNA region includes the following protein-coding sequences:
- a CDS encoding thioredoxin domain-containing protein, encoding MNTAHDNEQQEEQQGERQAGQQHEQQANRLVLETSPYLRQHAHNPVDWYPWGEEALEKSRSEDKPLMLSIGYSACHWCHVMAHESFENDETAEIMNRLFVNVKVDREERPDLDEIYMNAVTAMTGSGGWPMTVFLTPDLKPFYGGTYFPPDDRYGRPGFPRILQAVAQFYRERRSDAEEQGEKLKSRLVELAGFTSSNETLDPGLLDKAYTGIAASYDATNGGFGTQPKFPPSMTLSFLLREHLRSGRQSALDMAVHSLSKMGNGGIYDHLAGGFHRYSVDAKWLIPHFEKMLYDNALLLRTYTEAFQATGEPLFRKVVSETASYVIREMLQPGGGFYATQDADSEGEEGRFFVWTPEEIKAVLGDEKGRLFARYYGVEEGGNFEHGTSVLHVDVELEPLAAHLQVAPDELRAIVSEGRRTLFDHREKRVHPGRDEKIMTDWNGLMTGSLARASRVFGEPAWLDAAAGSMGFVLEALHEDGRLMHTFKDGRARFNGYLDDYAFTVSALLDLYEATFDPAWFAHAEALMDTTIERFWDPEDGGFYFTSDDHETLIVRSKNPYDNAIPSGNAVSVQNLLRLAAFTGRNEYRDRAGQTLSLFTDYMGAAPGGFGQLLCGLSWYLDRPVEIALIGAREDDATRAMLDLIDGTFLPNKVVAFHDPSEDDGRAGELIPLLEGRPQIDGATTAYVCEQFVCQQPVTTVEGLAELLSVNPQ
- a CDS encoding tyrosine-type recombinase/integrase, which gives rise to MQQNISLQHTLENRADRSSVDVARLLEASIAPNTAKAYGDALRKLFEYLDGQPLTDTTLAGYLAHLYTRGLAPASVTVVVQAVRFWEKLDRRPSSVGPLTSRTLAGIRREGRNRGRGQVTGLTRETVKIMVQNAVATDTLAGLRDAALFRVMSDALLRIGEAVAIDCEHITTEFDGSGRPLLLQSKTDQEGKGASLFLTARTVDAIEELQQKAGYTEGPLFRRMLKGDRMSDTRLTVDGARLAIKAAAELVGIKGVSGHSLRIGTAQELAQRGATLVELQTAGRWTDSQMPAHYTREQAAGKGAVARLLGID